A region of the Gemmatimonadota bacterium genome:
GGACCAGGAAGGCCGGGCCATTCGGCCCTGCCGGCAGGTGCAACCCGGCCTTGGTCGCCGGCGACTGTCCCGCCCGCACGAGCGGCGCGCCGTCCACCCGCTGCACCCCGCGCGTATGCCAGACGCTCAGTGGACGCTGGATCTTGCGCCCCTCCCCGCGCCCCGAGAAGCCGGGGGGGAGGCGCACCTCCATCCCCCACGAGCCGCCGGACTGCCAGCGCGCGCGGCGCAGGTAGTTGGCCGCCGAGGCGAGCGCATCGCCAGGGGTGTGGAGGATGTCGCGCCGCCCATCGCCGTCGAAGTCGACGGCGAGCCACTCGAAGCTGCCGGGCATGAACTGCACCTGGCCAAAGGCGCCGGCCCACGAGCCCAGGAAGCGTGCGCCATCGACGTCGCCCTTCTGCACGATGCGCAAGGCGGCGAGGAACTCGCGGCTGAAGTATGCCTGCCGGCGCCCGTTGCAGCTGAGCGTGGCCAGCGAGCGCAGGACGTCGAAGCTCCCCATCCCGCGCCCGAAGTTGCTCTCGATCCCCCAGATGGCGGCGACGATGTGCGGGTCGACGCCGTAGCGCCGCTCGATGGTGTCGAACGTCGCGCGGTGCTCGCGCATCAGCCGTCGGCCATCGTCGATGCGCTCGTCGTCGACCATGACGGCGAGGTAGTCCCAGATGGGGAGCTTGAACTCGGGCTGTGCGTCGCGCTGCTCGATGATGCGTGTATCGAGCGTGAGCCCCGTGACGTGGCGCGTCCACGTGCTGTCGGCGATGCGCCTGGCGCTCGGCGACGACCGCAGGGCCGAGAGGCAGCGCGCGAGCGAGTCCTGGGACGGGGCGGGCTGCGCGAACGCGAGGCGCGCCGCTCCCGCCAGCGTCAAGACGGCGAGCACGGCCGCGTGAGAGTGCCGTCGCATCCGCTATCGCACTCCCGCGGCCGCCAACGCTCGCGGCGTCGTCACCGACGAGGCGATCACGCGTCCAACCCTAACGACACGTACTGCACGTCGAGGTACTCGGCGATTCCCTGATGACCGCCCTCACGCCCCAGGCCGGAGAACTTGACCCCGCCAAACGGCGCCTGCGGCGTGGACGGGACGCCATCATTGACGCCGACGATCCCGTAGTCGAGCGCTTCGGAGACACGGAAGGCGCGCGAAAGGTCGCGAGTCCAGATGTAGGCGGCGAGACCGGCCGAGGTGTCATTCGCCGCACGCACGACCGCGTCGTCATCGGCAAAGGACAGGATGGGGGCGACGGGGCCGAAGGTCTCTTCCTCGAGGATGCGCATGCCGGGGGCGACGCCCGTGAGGACGGTGGGCGAGAAGAAGCGCCCGTTGAGGCGCGTCCCGCCGGTGACGATGCCAGCGCCGCGCACCAGCGCATCGGCCACGTGCGACTCGACCTTGGCCACCGCTGCCTCATCGACCAGTGGCCCCACCTGCGTCGCGGGATCGAGCGGATCGCCTACGCGAAGCGCCTCGGTCGCCGTCGCCAGAAGGAAGGTGAACTCGTCCACGATGCTCCCGTGCACGTACACGCGGTTGGCGCAGACGCATGTTTGCCCCGCGTTGCGGAACTTGGAGGCGACCACCTCGCGCACCGCCGCATGCACGTCGGCATCGCCGAACACGATGAACGGCGCGTGCCCGCCCAGTTCGAGCGACATCCGCTTCATCGTTCGGGCCGCCTGCGCGTACAGCAGCATCCCGACCTCGGTGCTCCCGGTGAAGCTGATCTTCCGGATGCGCGCGTCGTCCATGAGGACGCGGGAGACAGGAATCGGATCGCGACAGGGGAGGATCTGCAGCGTCCCCGGCGGCCCGCCCGCCTCTTCCCAGAGCTTCCCCAGGTGCAACGCGGTGAGCGGCGACTGCTCGGCGGGCTTGATGACCATCGTGCAGCCGGCGGCGAGTGCCGGCGCCGCCTTTCGCGTGATCATCGCGGCCGGGAAGTTCCACGGCGTGACGGCGTACACCGGGCCAACGGGGCGCGCGTTGACGAGGAGCCGCTTGCGTGCGAACTGCGACGGGATCGTCTCGCCGTGCACGCGAATCGCCTCGCCGGCGTAGTAGCTCACGAAGCCGGCGGCGTATCGTGCCTCACCACGCGCTTCGGTGACCGGCTTCCCCATCTCGCGGGCCATCAGCTCGCCCAACCACGCCTCGTCGCGGAGGATGAGGTCGTTCCACCGGGTGAGGATGGCGGCGCGCTCGTACGCGGTCGTCTGACGCCACCCACCGAACGCTTCGACGCTGGCGTCGGCCGCGGCGCGTGCTTCCGCTTCCCCGCAGTCGGCGACGGCCGCCAGGTGCACGCCGGTGGCCGGGCTCACCACGTCGAACGTGGAGGAGGTGGAGCTCCAGCGCCCGGCGATGAAGGCCTGGGTGAGCGGCGTTCGGTCGGACATGTCAGCGCCTCGCGACGGGGATACGACGGTGGATGATGTGCACCTGACGGGGAGTCAGGACACGAGCTCGGCGGCGCTCTGGGCCGCGGCCTCGCGCATGATCCCCCACAACCTCTCGACGTGCGCGCGCTCGGTCACCTCGCTCCCGATGGACACGCGCACCACCCACTGCCCATCGAGGATAGCCGGGGTGAGATAGGCCTGTCCCGCGCGATTGATCGCGTCGCACCAGCGCTGCGTGTGGGCGTCGAGCGCCGCGCCCTCCACTCCGGACGGCGTGTGCCGCACACACAGCGTCTGCAACGGGACCGGGGCCAGCACGCTCCACCCGGGCGCCGCCCGCAGCTGCGCGGCCAACCACTGCGCGTTGTCGAGGTCGCGACGCAGGCGCGCCTGCAGCCCGTGTACCCCCTGCTCCCGCACCAGGAACCAGAACTTGAGCGCGCGGAAGCGGCGCCCGAGCGGGATCCCCCAGTCGCGATAGTTGCGCACCTGCTCATCGACGGCCGAGCGAAGGTAGCTGGGGTTGGTCGACATCACGCGCACGAGGAGGTCGCTGTCGCGCACCAGGTGCATCGTGCAGTCGAAGGCGACGCCCAGCCACTTGTGCACGTTTACCACCACCGAGTCGGCCCCCTCGATGCCCTCCCACATCCAGCGGCACTCGGGGAGGATCATCGCCGAACCGCCCATGGCGGCGTCGACGTGGACAAACAGGCCGTAGCGTTGCGCGACCTCGACGATTGCCGCGACCGGATCGAGCGCGGTCGACGTCGTCGTGCCGGTCGTCGCCACCACCGCGCACGGCGTGCGCCCCTCCGCCAGGTCGGCGGCAATCGCCGCCTCGAGCGCGTCGGCGCGCATGGCGTACGTGTCGTCGGTGGCCACGTGGCGCACGAAGTCACGCCCGAAGCCGGCCAGGAGCGCTGCCTTGTCCACCGAGCTGTGCGCGTACTGCGAGGTATAGACGACGAGCGGCGACTCCACCTGCTGCAACCCGCCGCGCCCTAACGAGAAGTTGGTGGCACGCTCGCGGGCGCAGATGAGGGCGAGCAACGTCGTGGTCGACGCCGTGTCCTGGATGACGCCCTGCCAGGCTGGCGACAGCCCGACCATCTGCCGCAGCCAGTCGGTCGCGACCTCCTCGACCTCGGTGAGCGCCGGGCTCGACTGCCACGAGAGCCCGAGCACGCCGAGCCCCGTGCTGAGCAGGTCACCGAGTACCGAGGCGAGCGAGGAGTTGGCGGGGAAGTAGCCGTGGAAGTTGGGGTGCTGCCAGAGCGTGAGCCCTGGGACGACGATTCGGTCGACGTCGCGCAGCATCGCCTCCCACGGTTCGCCCTCGTCAGGCGGCGCGGCGGGGATGGCACGGCGCACCTCACCCGGCGCGGTCTTCGCCATGATGGGGTGCGAGCCGTCGTAGACGCGCGTCCGGTAGTCGGCGAGCCAGTCGATGAGCTGGTGACCGGCGGCGCGGAATTCCTCTGGGGTCATGCGAGAGCGGGGGCTGGGGCGGCGGGACGTGCCGCAACAAGATACGCCGCACCCCCTCCGGATGCGGCGTCCTGATCGCGAACCCCCGGCGCGCGACGCGCAGCCGCGCGTCCACTCAACCGATCGTGAGCGTCCCCGTCGCGGCGTCGTACGTGGTGGTGTAGCTGCGCAGGCTCGAGGTGCGCTGTCCACTCTGCCACGTGCCGGTCGTGCCGAACTTGGCGCCGTGGCGCGAGCAGGTGAAGCCCGTGCTGGTGCTGGTCACGAGCGCCCCTTCGTGCGGACAGACGCGGGAGAGCGCGATGAAGGTGTCGGTCCCGGTGCGGACGATGGCGAGTGGTGCACCATTGAGCGTCACGAGGGCGACCCCTCCAACCGAGGAGAGCGTGGAATAGTCGGCGATCTTGATGCTCGAGCCGACGGTGGTGGGCGCGTTGCTGGTGATCGCATCGCCACCGCAGGCAGCGAGGGCGAGCGCGGCCGCCGCCAGCATCGACTGCGTGAGGAAGCCACGCCGGTCCAGGCGCGCCGCTTCGGCGCCCAGGAAGGCGAGCCCCTCGCGCACCGTCTCGTGCGCGCAGCGCCCGCCGCACTCCTCGCTCGCGTGTGCGGGCGTCGTGCTCGTGGTGATGATGGGGTCGTTCATGGCGGCGTCTCCGTGGTGCCTGGTGTGTCGTGTGGTGTGGTATGGGGTGTCGTACGTCGTCTGGCGCTCGTCAGGCCATGTTCACCAGCGCCGTCCCAAGGACGAGCGTAGCGATCCAGAGTGCGATGCTCGTCCAGGCGCTCGCGCGCATCCGTCGCCACAGCGACTGCGCGACGGTGGGCGCGAGCGCGGAGTCGCGACGCAGCGCCCCCTCGGTGCGCGTCATGACGACGCCGTTCACGAGGAGGAGGACGATGAAGCCGAACTTGATCCAGTACACCGGCGACACGATGTAGGTCTCGAGGTCCGCGGCGGTGAGGGCGACGCCGCTGACGAACAGGACCGTGAGCGCCCCCAGCACCGGGCGATGCACGGCGCCCAGCTCGGCGAGCTGCCGCTGCCGGTCGTCAGGCGCCGTATTCCCGACACGCAGCGTGCTGCGATCGGCGGCGATCGCCAGTCCACCGCCGACGAGCAACGCCGTCAGGTGCAGGGCGATGACCGAGGTGGAGAGCAGCGTGGAGTTCTCAAATACTGTCTGCCAGGGGGCCACGACCTCCACGGCGCGTTCGAGCATGGACATTGGCCGTCTCCGCGTGCGTGCGAGGGGTCAGTCCTTCCAGAACCACATGATCGCCGTCCCGATGGTGGCGATCCCCATCGAGCCGATGGCCACGTTGCGGTGCGTGAGCGCCTTGTCGTGCGAACCGCTCGCGGAGTTGGCGAGCACGCCGGTGGCGACGAAGCCCGCATCGGCGGCAAGCATCAGGACGGTGTGCACCGTACGGCGCGTACGGCCATTCTCATCGTTGCGCCCCTCCCACCAGTTCCAGACGCCGGTGATGGTGTTCACGCCGAAGAGCGTCGCCACGGCGCCGGCCACCACCGCATGCTGGTTGCGCGTGGTCGAACTCGAGTGGTCGAGCAGCCGCTGCCCCAGGATGTACTCCGCGCCCAACAGCGGGAGCATGGTGTAGCTCGCGACGCGGTGGATCGTGAGGCGCGTCGCGTACGCGTCGCTGTATTCCACCGCCACTCGGCGCGGGCGCGTGGTGTCGGCCGGAAGACCGGACGGGAGCGCAAACGGCGAGGCGAGGCGACGAGGGCCAACCGGGTCCCCTGCCGGACGCGCAGACGATTCGAGCGAACCAGAAAAGACGACGGCTGCAAGGAGGAGTGAGAGCATCCAGCGATCCGGTGGTGATGTGCACTACACAGTTCATGAACGGCGTGTCGCGCGCTCCGCCGTTCGCCGTAGTGACAACACGCGCCCGCGGGCGCCGCCCTGACAACGCACCATGGTCGCCTCAGCCGAACAGGCGCCGCTGCGTCCCTTCTTTGTGAGGACCTAGCACGTGCGCAACGGCACGTGGCGCGCGACGGCCGCTACCTGCGCAGTCGGTTGTACTTTCGCAGGGCGGCTTGCAGCTGGTCGTGCGGGAGAGCGTACACCGTCCCGCCGGCGCCGGTCATCGTCTCCGCCGCAACCAGCGCGTTCACGATCGCCTCCTCCACCGCCTCGATCGTCGCCACGAAGAAGGGGCTGAGATCGTTGTTGGGGAGCCACGACAGCGGCGTCTCGCCGGTGGACGCCGCCGCACCAGGATTGGCCGTCGAAAAGGCGATGAAGATGTCGCCCGACCCGTTGGATGCGGTGCCGCCGAGGCGCGCGATCCCCATGGGGACGCGCCGCGCGAGGCGCTCGAGCTGGTGTGGGAGGAGCGGGGCATCGGTGGCGACCACCACGATGATCGATCCATCGCGATCGGCCGGCGGCGTTCCGTCAGCTGCACCGCCGTCGCGCCGCTCGCGCCCGGCCCCTGTCACCTCTCGCCCCACCGGCACGCCGGCAATGGTCAGCGCCTCGCGCGTCCCGTAGTTGGCCTGCACCAGCACGCCTAACGTGTAGCGTTCACCCACTCGGCGCGACGCAGTGCCGATCCCTCCCTTGAAGCCGTGCGCCACCATCCCGGTCCCACCGCCGACGTTGCCTTCGCGCACGGCACCGCCACGCGCCGAGTCGAGGGCGGCGAAGGCGTGTGCCTTGGTGACCCGTTGGGCCGCGGCGTCGTTGAGGAACGCATCCGACGTCTCACCGACCACCGGCTGGTGCCACGGGATCTCCTGTCGCACCACCTCCGCGAACCAGGAGTTCACCGCATCGCGCACGACGCCCACCGAGTAGGTGTTGGTGATCATCACCGGACCGCCCAGGATCCCCCCTTCCACGACCCACGGCGCCCCCGTCATCTCACCGAAGCCATTGCCGGCGAACCAGCCGGCGAATACCGGGGCCCATTGCTTGCCGCGCGGGAGCACCGCGGTGACGCCGGTGCGTACGCTGGTCTTTCCCTCGCCAACGACGAGCGTGAGGTGACCAACTTCGACGCCGGCAACGTCGGTGATGGCATTGTGCGGCCCCGGCGTTCCATCAAAGGGGACGCCGAGGTCGCGCGCGCGCGGGCGCGCCTGCGCAGTGGCTGGCGTGGCGGCGAGCACGCACAGCATGAGCATCGCCGACAGGTGCACCGGTCCTCGCATCGCGCCCCTCCTGGTCATCGCATCACCGCCTCACCGCGCAGGCGCACTCAGGCGAACCCAGGCGGCGCGTACGGCGTCGAGCCGCGCGAACACCGGGTCGCGCTCGCGCGCGCGTCAGCCCAGAAACAGTCGCTGCGGATCCAGCGTCTCGCGCAGCAGCCGCAGCTCATGTTCGCTCGGCCCCACCACCTCGTCCAGCGCCTCACGCACCGCCAGCTCCCACCCCACGCCGCGTCGCACGTCGTCCACGCTCACGCCGGGATAGAGCGCCGCCAGCTCCAGCTCACCCGTCGACGCGTTGGCGGCGAGGATCGCCTTGTCGGTGATCACCCGCGTCGGCCCAGCACCCGGCATCCCGAGCTCTCGCCGCGTGCCGCCGCGCGCCCGATGCCCTGGCGAGGTGATGAAGTCGACCTGCGCCGGGAAGGCGCGTGGGTTGAGGCGTGCGATGATGAGCGTGCGCCGCGCATGAATCGCGATCTCCGCCGCCCCGCCGCTCCCCGGCAGCCGCACCTTGGGTGAGGCGTAATCGCCGATGACCGTGGTGTTGATGTTCCCCCACCGATCGACCTGCGCCCCGCCCAGGAAGCCGACCTCGATGCGCCCGTTCTGCAGGAAGAGCTGGAAGACATCGGCCATGCCGCAGATCATGAGCGAACCGGTGACCAACGACGGATCGCCGACGGAGACCGGCAGTCGTTCGGGCTGCGCCCCGATCGCCCCCGATTCGTAGATCAGCGTGAGGCGTGGTGCGTGGGTCGCGCGGGCCAGGTTGCACGCCAGGTTCGGGAGCCCGATCCCGACGAAGACCACCTCCCCGTCGCGCAGCTCGCGCGCCGCGACGCACGCCATGAGCTCGGCGTTGGAGTACGACAACGATGAGGTCGAGTCGGGAGCAGCCGTCGAATCCGCGCCGCGTAGCGGCGCACTCCCGTCTCCCGTCTCCCGTCTCCCGTCCCGCCCTTCAGTACCCATACGACACTTCCCCGCTCATCGCCGCGCGCGCCGCCAACCGCCTCGTGAGTTCCGGCTGCCGCGCCATGTACTCCGCCCGGTCGGCCACGCCGTACACCCACGCGTCCAGGTACTCCGCCAGTCGCAACGCATCGCGCGACACATCCTCCCACGCGACGTAGAACGCGTTGTCGCGGTCGTAGAACCCCTGCGCATACGACGGGTGTGCCCCCCACGGCTCCACGACCACCGCATCGACAATCATCCCGGGGATGATCGTGCGATTGGGATCGGCCCGAATCACCGACGAATCCACCAGCTCCTCGACCACCACGATCACGCGCTGCCGACGCAAACGCCGCCTCCTTCTGCACGCCGAGCAGCCCCCACACCTGCGCATTCCCCTCGGCGTCGGCGCGCTGCGCGTGCACGATCGTCACGTCGGGGTTGAGCGCGGGGACGGTCGCCAGCTCGCGCCCCGTGTAGGGGCAGGTGATGCTCCGGATCTGCGGATTGGCGACCGACAGGTCGGTCCCCTGGTAGTCGTTGAGGGTCCAGAAGGGGAGTCG
Encoded here:
- a CDS encoding lytic murein transglycosylase, with the translated sequence MRRHSHAAVLAVLTLAGAARLAFAQPAPSQDSLARCLSALRSSPSARRIADSTWTRHVTGLTLDTRIIEQRDAQPEFKLPIWDYLAVMVDDERIDDGRRLMREHRATFDTIERRYGVDPHIVAAIWGIESNFGRGMGSFDVLRSLATLSCNGRRQAYFSREFLAALRIVQKGDVDGARFLGSWAGAFGQVQFMPGSFEWLAVDFDGDGRRDILHTPGDALASAANYLRRARWQSGGSWGMEVRLPPGFSGRGEGRKIQRPLSVWHTRGVQRVDGAPLVRAGQSPATKAGLHLPAGPNGPAFLVRENFGAVYRYNASEAYTLAIVHLADRLRGGAPFVTPWPTDDLGLSRADRRELQRLLASRGHDIGAPSGVLTVRTREAVKAEQLRIGHAVTGRPGQRLLRALREP
- a CDS encoding NAD-dependent succinate-semialdehyde dehydrogenase, translating into MSDRTPLTQAFIAGRWSSTSSTFDVVSPATGVHLAAVADCGEAEARAAADASVEAFGGWRQTTAYERAAILTRWNDLILRDEAWLGELMAREMGKPVTEARGEARYAAGFVSYYAGEAIRVHGETIPSQFARKRLLVNARPVGPVYAVTPWNFPAAMITRKAAPALAAGCTMVIKPAEQSPLTALHLGKLWEEAGGPPGTLQILPCRDPIPVSRVLMDDARIRKISFTGSTEVGMLLYAQAARTMKRMSLELGGHAPFIVFGDADVHAAVREVVASKFRNAGQTCVCANRVYVHGSIVDEFTFLLATATEALRVGDPLDPATQVGPLVDEAAVAKVESHVADALVRGAGIVTGGTRLNGRFFSPTVLTGVAPGMRILEEETFGPVAPILSFADDDAVVRAANDTSAGLAAYIWTRDLSRAFRVSEALDYGIVGVNDGVPSTPQAPFGGVKFSGLGREGGHQGIAEYLDVQYVSLGLDA
- a CDS encoding aspartate aminotransferase family protein codes for the protein MTPEEFRAAGHQLIDWLADYRTRVYDGSHPIMAKTAPGEVRRAIPAAPPDEGEPWEAMLRDVDRIVVPGLTLWQHPNFHGYFPANSSLASVLGDLLSTGLGVLGLSWQSSPALTEVEEVATDWLRQMVGLSPAWQGVIQDTASTTTLLALICARERATNFSLGRGGLQQVESPLVVYTSQYAHSSVDKAALLAGFGRDFVRHVATDDTYAMRADALEAAIAADLAEGRTPCAVVATTGTTTSTALDPVAAIVEVAQRYGLFVHVDAAMGGSAMILPECRWMWEGIEGADSVVVNVHKWLGVAFDCTMHLVRDSDLLVRVMSTNPSYLRSAVDEQVRNYRDWGIPLGRRFRALKFWFLVREQGVHGLQARLRRDLDNAQWLAAQLRAAPGWSVLAPVPLQTLCVRHTPSGVEGAALDAHTQRWCDAINRAGQAYLTPAILDGQWVVRVSIGSEVTERAHVERLWGIMREAAAQSAAELVS
- a CDS encoding Rieske (2Fe-2S) protein; the protein is MNDPIITTSTTPAHASEECGGRCAHETVREGLAFLGAEAARLDRRGFLTQSMLAAAALALAACGGDAITSNAPTTVGSSIKIADYSTLSSVGGVALVTLNGAPLAIVRTGTDTFIALSRVCPHEGALVTSTSTGFTCSRHGAKFGTTGTWQSGQRTSSLRSYTTTYDAATGTLTIG
- a CDS encoding P1 family peptidase gives rise to the protein MRGPVHLSAMLMLCVLAATPATAQARPRARDLGVPFDGTPGPHNAITDVAGVEVGHLTLVVGEGKTSVRTGVTAVLPRGKQWAPVFAGWFAGNGFGEMTGAPWVVEGGILGGPVMITNTYSVGVVRDAVNSWFAEVVRQEIPWHQPVVGETSDAFLNDAAAQRVTKAHAFAALDSARGGAVREGNVGGGTGMVAHGFKGGIGTASRRVGERYTLGVLVQANYGTREALTIAGVPVGREVTGAGRERRDGGAADGTPPADRDGSIIVVVATDAPLLPHQLERLARRVPMGIARLGGTASNGSGDIFIAFSTANPGAAASTGETPLSWLPNNDLSPFFVATIEAVEEAIVNALVAAETMTGAGGTVYALPHDQLQAALRKYNRLRR
- a CDS encoding CoA-transferase subunit beta; this encodes MACVAARELRDGEVVFVGIGLPNLACNLARATHAPRLTLIYESGAIGAQPERLPVSVGDPSLVTGSLMICGMADVFQLFLQNGRIEVGFLGGAQVDRWGNINTTVIGDYASPKVRLPGSGGAAEIAIHARRTLIIARLNPRAFPAQVDFITSPGHRARGGTRRELGMPGAGPTRVITDKAILAANASTGELELAALYPGVSVDDVRRGVGWELAVREALDEVVGPSEHELRLLRETLDPQRLFLG